One genomic region from Rosa rugosa chromosome 1, drRosRugo1.1, whole genome shotgun sequence encodes:
- the LOC133715799 gene encoding serine/threonine-protein kinase STY17 isoform X2 — translation MAIDEDLESCGSRAAAFSSQAQPRHQRQKLEVYNGVLRRIQEFNYEEASLPGFDDQLWLHFNRLPARYALDVNVERAEDVLTHKRLLQLAEDPAYQPAFEVRTVQVYPVYNGIPGDSVHSDSSMKEDAQSSFNYNRQGIHPPPTFGSSPNLEALSLLANRSHVDDGDSAMSITPYVSRPMHEITFSTVDKPKLLSQLTSLLADIGLNIQEAHAFSTVDGFSLDVFVVDGWHLEETEELKRVLEKEISKFKESKQYPVAAISEDNQIKIESSHDALQIPTDGIDVWEIDTRQLKFENKVGSGSFGDLYRGTYCSQEVAIKVLKPERVNAEMLRDFSQEVYILRKIRHKNVVQFIGACTQPPNICIVTEFMSRGSVYDFLHKQKGVFKLPSLLKVAIDVSKGMNYLHQNNIVHRDLKTANLLMDEHEVVKVADFGVARVQAQSGVMTAETGTYRWMAPEVIEHKPYDHKADVFSFGIVLWELLTGELPYSSLTPLQAAVGVVQKALRPTIPKNTHPKFAEVLERCWQQDPTQRPDFSEIVEILQHLAKEVGNEGEDRHKDKSFFSALRWGHH, via the exons ATGGCGATCGACGAGGACTTGGAGAGCTGCGGCAGCAGAGCCGCCGCGTTCTCGTCGCAGGCGCAGCCTCGCCACCAGCGGCAGAAGCTCGAGGTCTACAACGGGGTGCTGAGGAGAATTCAGGAGTTTAATTATGAGGAGGCCAGTCTTCCTGGATTTGATGATCAGCTTTGGCTCCATTTCAATCGATTACCTGCTCG ATACGCGTTGGATGTGAATGTGGAGAGGGCAGAGGATGTGCTTACACATAAGAGATTGCTGCAACTTGCAGAGGACCCTGCTTACCAACCCGCCTTTGAAGTTCGCACTGTGCAG GTTTATCCTGTGTACAATGGGATTCCTGGTGATTCGGTCCATTCAGATTCTTCAATGAAAGAAGATGCACAGAGTTCTTTTAATTATAACAGACAAGG GATTCATCCACCACCTACCTTTGGTTCGTCTCCTAATCTCGAGGCACTTTCACTTCTAGCCAATAGATCCCATGTTGATGATGGAGACAGTGCAATGAGCATAACACCCTATGTTTCTAG GCCTATGCATGAGATCACTTTTTCAACAGTTGACAAGCCTAAACTTCTTAGTCAG TTAACTTCATTACTTGCTGATATTGGACTGAATATTCAAGAAGCTCATGCCTTTTCCACTGTTGATGGATTTTCTCTGGATGTTTTCGTAGTTGATGGTTGGCACTTAGAG GAAACTGAAGAACTTAAAAGGGTGTTGGAGAAGGAAATTTCAAAATTTAAG GAGTCAAAGCAGTATCCAGTTGCTGCAATTAGCGAGGATAACCAAATAAAAATTGAGTCTTCCCACGACGCCCTACAAATACCAACTGATGGTATAGATGTATGGGAGATTGACACAAGGCAGCTGAAATTTGAGAACAAAGTTGGATCTGGATCATTCGGTGATCT GTACAGAGGCACATATTGTAGTCAGGAAGTTGCCATCAAAGTTTTAAAACCTGAGCGTGTCAATGCAGAGATGCTGAGAGATTTTTCACAGGAAGTTTATATACTGAG GAAAATTCGGCACAAGAATGTTGTGCAATTTATTGGTGCATGTACACAACCTCCAAACATATGTATTGTGACCG AGTTTATGTCCAGGGGAAGTGTATATGACTTTCTGCATAAACAAAAGGGTGTGTTCAAGCTTCCGTCTCTGCTCAAAGTAGCAATTGATGTTTCGAAGGGAATGAATTATTTGCACCAAAATAATATAGTCCACAGAGACCTTAAGACTGCCAATCTTCTGATGGATGAACACGAA GTTGTTAAGGTTGCTGATTTTGGGGTTGCCAGAGTCCAAGCACAATCTGGAGTGATGACAGCTGAAACCGGAACATACCGATGGATGGCTCCTGAG GTCATTGAACACAAACCGTATGATCACAAGGCAGATGTTTTCAGTTTTGGTATAGTGTTGTGGGAGCTTCTAACAGGAGAA CTCCCCTACTCATCCTTGACCCCATTACAAGCAGCAGTGGGTGTGGTGCAAAAG GCATTACGACCTACAATCCCAAAGAATACTCACCCAAAGTTTGCAGAAGTGCTTGAGAGATGCTGGCAGCAAGACCCAACTCAAAGACCTGACTTCTCTGAGATTGTGGAAATTCTTCAACATCTGGCCAAGGAG GTGGGAAATGAGGGTGAAGACCGACACAAGGATAAGTCATTTTTCTCAGCGCTGAGATGGGGCCATCACTAA
- the LOC133715812 gene encoding protein IQ-DOMAIN 20, producing MGTSGNWFRRIRKKFVRSSDRDIIVIYSNTSPSSHGEGADYEVLTRDDPSSTMSSFRTRERILTKEDIAAIKIQAFFRGQLARQAFRALKSLVKLQALVRGVCVRKQARVAMQCMRALVQLQVKVRARQLLNGYTDARSITA from the exons ATGGGAACTTCCGGTAACTGGTTCAGAAGAATCCGAAAAAAGTTTGTGAGATCCTCCGACAGAGATATCATTGTCATCTATTCCAACACCAGCCCAAGCTCCCATGGAGAAGGAGCTGATTATGAAGTCCTCACTCGCGACGATCCTTCATCTACAATGTCTTCGTTCAGAACCAGAGAGAGAATTTTAACCAAGGAAGACATTGCAGCCATCAAGATCCAAGCATTTTTCAGAGGCCAACTT GCAAGACAAGCATTTCGAGCACTCAAGAGCCTGGTGAAGCTGCAAGCACTGGTTAGAGGAGTGTGCGTGAGGAAACAGGCGAGAGTCGCTATGCAATGCATGCGTGCACTTGTCCAGTTGCAGGTCAAGGTTCGCGCACGGCAGCTCCTCAACGGGTATACTGATGCCAGATCCATCACAGCTTAA
- the LOC133715799 gene encoding serine/threonine-protein kinase STY17 isoform X1, with protein MAIDEDLESCGSRAAAFSSQAQPRHQRQKLEVYNGVLRRIQEFNYEEASLPGFDDQLWLHFNRLPARYALDVNVERAEDVLTHKRLLQLAEDPAYQPAFEVRTVQVYPVYNGIPGDSVHSDSSMKEDAQSSFNYNRQGRIHPPPTFGSSPNLEALSLLANRSHVDDGDSAMSITPYVSRPMHEITFSTVDKPKLLSQLTSLLADIGLNIQEAHAFSTVDGFSLDVFVVDGWHLEETEELKRVLEKEISKFKESKQYPVAAISEDNQIKIESSHDALQIPTDGIDVWEIDTRQLKFENKVGSGSFGDLYRGTYCSQEVAIKVLKPERVNAEMLRDFSQEVYILRKIRHKNVVQFIGACTQPPNICIVTEFMSRGSVYDFLHKQKGVFKLPSLLKVAIDVSKGMNYLHQNNIVHRDLKTANLLMDEHEVVKVADFGVARVQAQSGVMTAETGTYRWMAPEVIEHKPYDHKADVFSFGIVLWELLTGELPYSSLTPLQAAVGVVQKALRPTIPKNTHPKFAEVLERCWQQDPTQRPDFSEIVEILQHLAKEVGNEGEDRHKDKSFFSALRWGHH; from the exons ATGGCGATCGACGAGGACTTGGAGAGCTGCGGCAGCAGAGCCGCCGCGTTCTCGTCGCAGGCGCAGCCTCGCCACCAGCGGCAGAAGCTCGAGGTCTACAACGGGGTGCTGAGGAGAATTCAGGAGTTTAATTATGAGGAGGCCAGTCTTCCTGGATTTGATGATCAGCTTTGGCTCCATTTCAATCGATTACCTGCTCG ATACGCGTTGGATGTGAATGTGGAGAGGGCAGAGGATGTGCTTACACATAAGAGATTGCTGCAACTTGCAGAGGACCCTGCTTACCAACCCGCCTTTGAAGTTCGCACTGTGCAG GTTTATCCTGTGTACAATGGGATTCCTGGTGATTCGGTCCATTCAGATTCTTCAATGAAAGAAGATGCACAGAGTTCTTTTAATTATAACAGACAAGG CAGGATTCATCCACCACCTACCTTTGGTTCGTCTCCTAATCTCGAGGCACTTTCACTTCTAGCCAATAGATCCCATGTTGATGATGGAGACAGTGCAATGAGCATAACACCCTATGTTTCTAG GCCTATGCATGAGATCACTTTTTCAACAGTTGACAAGCCTAAACTTCTTAGTCAG TTAACTTCATTACTTGCTGATATTGGACTGAATATTCAAGAAGCTCATGCCTTTTCCACTGTTGATGGATTTTCTCTGGATGTTTTCGTAGTTGATGGTTGGCACTTAGAG GAAACTGAAGAACTTAAAAGGGTGTTGGAGAAGGAAATTTCAAAATTTAAG GAGTCAAAGCAGTATCCAGTTGCTGCAATTAGCGAGGATAACCAAATAAAAATTGAGTCTTCCCACGACGCCCTACAAATACCAACTGATGGTATAGATGTATGGGAGATTGACACAAGGCAGCTGAAATTTGAGAACAAAGTTGGATCTGGATCATTCGGTGATCT GTACAGAGGCACATATTGTAGTCAGGAAGTTGCCATCAAAGTTTTAAAACCTGAGCGTGTCAATGCAGAGATGCTGAGAGATTTTTCACAGGAAGTTTATATACTGAG GAAAATTCGGCACAAGAATGTTGTGCAATTTATTGGTGCATGTACACAACCTCCAAACATATGTATTGTGACCG AGTTTATGTCCAGGGGAAGTGTATATGACTTTCTGCATAAACAAAAGGGTGTGTTCAAGCTTCCGTCTCTGCTCAAAGTAGCAATTGATGTTTCGAAGGGAATGAATTATTTGCACCAAAATAATATAGTCCACAGAGACCTTAAGACTGCCAATCTTCTGATGGATGAACACGAA GTTGTTAAGGTTGCTGATTTTGGGGTTGCCAGAGTCCAAGCACAATCTGGAGTGATGACAGCTGAAACCGGAACATACCGATGGATGGCTCCTGAG GTCATTGAACACAAACCGTATGATCACAAGGCAGATGTTTTCAGTTTTGGTATAGTGTTGTGGGAGCTTCTAACAGGAGAA CTCCCCTACTCATCCTTGACCCCATTACAAGCAGCAGTGGGTGTGGTGCAAAAG GCATTACGACCTACAATCCCAAAGAATACTCACCCAAAGTTTGCAGAAGTGCTTGAGAGATGCTGGCAGCAAGACCCAACTCAAAGACCTGACTTCTCTGAGATTGTGGAAATTCTTCAACATCTGGCCAAGGAG GTGGGAAATGAGGGTGAAGACCGACACAAGGATAAGTCATTTTTCTCAGCGCTGAGATGGGGCCATCACTAA